One Robbsia sp. KACC 23696 DNA segment encodes these proteins:
- a CDS encoding porin — protein MKKSLLLAALLGAGVMSAHAQSSVTLYGIVDAGVQYVSNSVGTSKFGFQSGGDFGDRWGLKGTEDLGGGLSAIFNLENGFNIGTGNFSAAGTEFNRQAFVGLASKQYGTLTFGRQYAPTTDLIEAYGPAAVGGIGTFPGDISDMDNGIRVNNSIKYKSLTYNGLTGEALYGFGNNAGQVNGGSVYAAGLSYIQGPIVAGATYYKTNGAVNGGTNAAAIANGNAISAGYGNAKSQQVINAVAGAQLSQAYVGLVYAYTQYRPSATSFIRHSVAYNSVGAVGTYQLNPALILGLSYNYTFGQKVDAASQTSAPRYQQIAGKAIYSLSKRTGVYLFAGYQHAYGQTLNAAGNVVNSTASVGDSLNGSGSNGRSQALVRIGMYNKF, from the coding sequence TTGAAAAAATCTTTGTTGCTGGCAGCGCTGCTGGGCGCCGGTGTAATGTCCGCCCACGCGCAATCGAGCGTGACGCTGTACGGTATCGTTGACGCGGGCGTGCAATACGTTTCCAACAGCGTTGGCACATCCAAGTTCGGCTTCCAAAGCGGCGGCGACTTCGGCGACCGTTGGGGCCTGAAGGGTACGGAAGATCTGGGCGGCGGTCTGTCCGCGATCTTCAACCTGGAAAACGGGTTCAACATCGGTACGGGTAACTTCTCGGCCGCTGGTACCGAGTTCAACCGTCAAGCATTCGTCGGTCTGGCAAGCAAGCAATACGGTACGCTGACGTTCGGTCGCCAATACGCACCGACGACGGACTTGATCGAAGCGTACGGCCCGGCAGCGGTCGGCGGCATCGGTACGTTCCCGGGCGATATCTCGGACATGGATAACGGTATCCGTGTAAACAACTCGATCAAGTACAAGTCGTTGACGTACAACGGCCTGACCGGCGAAGCGCTGTACGGCTTCGGCAACAACGCTGGCCAAGTGAACGGCGGCTCGGTGTACGCTGCAGGCCTGAGCTACATCCAAGGCCCGATCGTTGCTGGCGCGACGTATTACAAGACGAACGGCGCAGTGAACGGCGGCACGAACGCTGCGGCGATCGCCAACGGCAATGCGATCTCGGCTGGCTACGGCAATGCGAAGTCGCAACAAGTGATCAACGCGGTTGCAGGCGCTCAGTTGTCGCAAGCCTACGTTGGCCTGGTGTATGCGTACACGCAATACCGTCCGTCGGCAACGTCGTTCATCCGTCACTCGGTTGCTTACAACTCGGTTGGCGCAGTGGGTACGTACCAGCTGAACCCGGCATTGATCCTGGGTCTGTCGTACAACTACACGTTCGGTCAGAAGGTTGACGCAGCGTCGCAAACGTCGGCTCCGCGTTACCAACAGATCGCCGGTAAGGCAATCTACTCGCTGAGCAAGCGCACGGGCGTCTACCTGTTCGCAGGTTACCAGCACGCTTACGGCCAAACGCTCAACGCAGCTGGCAACGTCGTGAACTCGACGGCATCGGTTGGCGATTCGCTGAACGGTTCGGGTTCGAACGGCCGCAGCCAAGCGTTGGTCCGTATCGGCATGTACAACAAGTTCTAA
- a CDS encoding type III secretion system chaperone, producing the protein MTYAEVLALLHLEDRMDVQAAIRSGSCSVTFDTDIDVTLEMAQALPGMPDPSAPQLLVYTTLGTLAKAHREIVFARLLQLHLFGVATSQGVFGFDDVREQVLFFRHIALSQTEPEGCAAGLHRFLEQARRWRDALPALQRWDNEDRLSPETERGSMNTFPVA; encoded by the coding sequence ATGACTTATGCCGAAGTGCTGGCCTTGCTGCACTTGGAGGATCGCATGGATGTGCAGGCCGCCATACGATCCGGCAGTTGCAGCGTGACGTTCGACACCGATATCGACGTGACGTTGGAAATGGCGCAGGCGCTTCCCGGCATGCCGGACCCGTCCGCACCGCAGTTATTGGTGTACACGACGCTGGGGACGCTGGCAAAGGCGCATCGCGAAATCGTCTTTGCGCGCCTGCTGCAGTTGCATTTGTTCGGTGTCGCGACGAGTCAGGGCGTGTTCGGCTTCGACGATGTCCGCGAACAGGTCCTTTTCTTTCGTCATATCGCCTTGAGCCAGACCGAACCGGAAGGCTGCGCCGCAGGCTTGCACCGTTTCCTCGAGCAGGCGCGCCGCTGGCGCGATGCATTGCCGGCGCTGCAACGCTGGGACAATGAAGATCGGCTCAGCCCGGAAACCGAGCGCGGTAGCATGAATACGTTTCCTGTCGCGTGA
- a CDS encoding dihydrodipicolinate synthase family protein: MARLDESASGVFVIAVTPFAEDGSLDLASTDKMVDFYLEKGATGLTVLGMMGEAPKLTTDESEQFVKRVMARVGPQFPVVVGVSAPGFASMKELSGRVMDLGVSGVMVTAPSTLRTDDQLFGYFTGVAETLGGTPWVLQDFPLATSVQMSASIILKIVEAVPSCVMLKHEDWPGLAKIEALRAAEKKGSRRISILTGNGGMFLPEEMRRGADGAMTGFAYPEMMSQIVAAHHAGEHERAQDIFDAYLPLARYEQQPGLGLAVRKYTLAKRGAIATPTLRRPGPKLSAGDIADIDMLSARLARRLKESV; this comes from the coding sequence ATGGCCCGGCTCGACGAAAGCGCATCTGGCGTCTTTGTCATCGCAGTAACGCCCTTTGCCGAAGACGGCAGTCTGGATCTCGCCAGCACCGACAAGATGGTGGATTTCTATCTTGAAAAGGGTGCCACCGGCTTGACGGTCCTGGGCATGATGGGTGAAGCGCCCAAGTTGACCACCGACGAGTCCGAGCAGTTCGTCAAGCGCGTGATGGCGCGCGTCGGTCCGCAGTTTCCGGTTGTCGTCGGCGTGTCCGCGCCCGGTTTCGCGTCGATGAAAGAGCTGTCGGGGCGGGTGATGGACCTCGGCGTGTCGGGCGTGATGGTGACGGCACCGTCCACGTTGCGGACCGACGACCAGCTATTCGGCTATTTCACCGGCGTTGCGGAAACGCTGGGCGGTACGCCTTGGGTGCTGCAGGACTTCCCGTTGGCGACATCGGTGCAGATGTCGGCGTCGATCATTTTGAAGATCGTCGAAGCCGTGCCTTCGTGCGTGATGTTGAAGCACGAGGACTGGCCGGGCCTGGCAAAGATCGAGGCATTGCGCGCCGCGGAAAAGAAGGGCAGCCGTCGTATCTCGATCCTGACCGGTAACGGCGGCATGTTCCTGCCGGAAGAAATGCGTCGCGGTGCCGACGGAGCGATGACCGGTTTCGCGTATCCTGAAATGATGAGTCAGATCGTGGCCGCGCATCATGCCGGCGAGCACGAGCGTGCGCAGGATATCTTCGATGCCTATTTGCCGCTCGCGCGCTATGAACAGCAGCCGGGCCTGGGCCTGGCCGTGCGTAAATACACGCTGGCCAAGCGTGGCGCGATCGCCACGCCGACGCTGCGTCGTCCGGGGCCGAAACTGTCCGCGGGCGATATCGCCGATATCGACATGTTGAGCGCGCGTCTGGCGCGCCGTCTGAAGGAGAGTGTTTGA
- a CDS encoding SDR family oxidoreductase, translating into MDLGLKGKRALVIGASSGLGAASAQALIAEGATVIAAARRTDMIDAWIAALPADQQQHVRSERFDVSDLAQVEALTARLIAEGGIDVLVNNAGGPPPATAVEAKRSDWLAQFETMAANLFELTQKLLPSMQAKQWGRVITISSSGVEQPIPRLALSNGIRAAVVGWSKTLANEVASDGITVNVVMPGRIHTDRVVQLDSNAAQRSGQDVEEVAKASAATIPAGRYGRPDEFASVVAFLASERASYVTGSKIRVDGGAIKGV; encoded by the coding sequence ATGGATCTGGGACTGAAAGGCAAGCGGGCACTGGTGATTGGCGCGAGCAGCGGCTTGGGTGCCGCCAGCGCACAAGCGCTGATCGCCGAAGGCGCCACCGTGATTGCGGCAGCGCGCCGTACCGACATGATCGATGCCTGGATCGCGGCCTTGCCGGCGGATCAGCAGCAGCATGTTCGCAGCGAGCGTTTCGATGTATCCGATCTGGCACAGGTCGAGGCGTTGACGGCCCGGTTGATCGCCGAAGGCGGCATCGATGTCCTGGTGAACAATGCGGGTGGCCCGCCGCCGGCGACGGCCGTCGAGGCCAAGCGCAGCGACTGGCTCGCGCAATTCGAGACGATGGCGGCCAACCTGTTCGAGCTGACGCAAAAGCTGCTGCCGTCGATGCAGGCCAAGCAATGGGGCCGGGTCATCACGATCTCCTCGTCCGGCGTCGAACAACCGATCCCGCGTCTGGCGCTGTCGAACGGCATCCGTGCCGCGGTGGTGGGCTGGTCTAAGACGCTGGCCAATGAAGTGGCGTCGGACGGCATCACCGTCAACGTCGTCATGCCGGGCCGGATTCATACCGACCGCGTCGTGCAACTGGACAGCAACGCGGCGCAACGCTCCGGCCAGGATGTCGAGGAAGTGGCGAAGGCGTCCGCTGCTACGATTCCGGCAGGCCGCTACGGCCGTCCGGACGAGTTCGCCTCGGTCGTGGCCTTCCTCGCCAGCGAACGCGCCTCGTACGTGACCGGCAGCAAGATTCGCGTCGACGGTGGCGCGATCAAGGGCGTCTGA
- a CDS encoding GntR family transcriptional regulator, which translates to MDNIVEIDEIAGSQFNLQRRKVSPSLMEQAYARLRGEILSCRLAPGAEVSEADIAERLQMSKSPVREALGRLRSEGFVKAYPRRGYQVVPLTISDLNELLDLRNIIETGAVGLAAERITDGELDELSRLADASYDTKIMSSLDQFVAANREFHAAIARACGNRRLYEQVVNCLDGLERFFYVGARTRDINPEVKDDHHRLVNVLREHNAKAARDMIIEHNDGTREGLVKVISHGWGSAGGLWVE; encoded by the coding sequence ATGGACAATATCGTCGAAATCGATGAAATCGCGGGGTCGCAATTCAATTTGCAACGTCGCAAGGTATCGCCATCGTTGATGGAGCAGGCCTACGCGCGCTTGCGCGGGGAAATCCTGTCGTGTCGCTTGGCGCCGGGCGCCGAAGTGTCGGAAGCGGATATCGCGGAACGCCTGCAGATGAGCAAGAGTCCCGTGCGCGAGGCGCTCGGTCGGCTGCGCAGCGAAGGCTTCGTCAAAGCGTATCCGCGGCGCGGCTATCAAGTCGTGCCGCTGACGATCAGCGACCTGAACGAACTGCTCGATTTGCGCAACATCATCGAGACCGGCGCAGTCGGCCTGGCCGCCGAGCGGATCACCGATGGCGAGCTCGATGAGTTGAGTCGCCTGGCGGACGCGAGCTATGACACGAAGATCATGAGCAGCCTCGACCAGTTCGTCGCGGCGAACCGTGAGTTTCACGCGGCCATCGCGCGTGCCTGCGGCAACCGTCGTCTATACGAGCAGGTCGTGAATTGCCTCGATGGCCTCGAACGATTCTTTTATGTGGGCGCCCGCACGCGGGACATCAACCCGGAAGTGAAGGACGATCACCATCGGCTGGTCAATGTGCTCCGTGAGCACAATGCCAAGGCCGCGCGCGATATGATCATCGAACATAACGACGGCACCCGCGAGGGACTGGTCAAGGTGATCAGTCACGGCTGGGGCAGTGCCGGCGGTCTGTGGGTCGAGTGA
- a CDS encoding pyridoxal phosphate-dependent aminotransferase, translating into MTLLSPALARIKPSATIAAGQYAAQLRAAGKDIIALSAGEPDFDTPHHIREAAAKAMEQGHTRYTAVSGVAELRDAVAGKFKRENELDYSPNEIIVSTGGKQVISNALLATLGPSDEVIIPAPYWVSYPELVSFCGATPVIIPVSPEQGLKLQPDVLERAITPKTKWVLMNSPCNPTGAAYTREELKALTDVLLRHPHVWIMADDIYEHLVYGDFTFTTPAQVEPRIKDRTLIVNGVSKAYAMTGWRIGYGAGPQQLIKAMDTIQGQLTTNASSVSQWAAVAALNGPQDFLGEWRSVFQRRRDRVVDMLNAANGLSCAVPDGAFYVYPSCAALIGRKAPDGRLIETDADFTRALVDDVGVAVVHGTAFGQGPNFRLSYAASDAQLEDACTRIQQFCAKLA; encoded by the coding sequence ATGACGCTGCTCTCTCCCGCGCTCGCGCGCATCAAACCGTCCGCGACCATCGCCGCCGGGCAATATGCGGCGCAATTGCGCGCCGCCGGCAAGGACATCATCGCGTTGAGCGCTGGTGAGCCGGATTTCGATACGCCGCATCATATTCGCGAAGCCGCGGCGAAGGCGATGGAACAGGGGCATACGCGCTACACCGCCGTCAGCGGCGTCGCGGAATTGCGCGATGCCGTGGCCGGCAAGTTCAAGCGGGAAAACGAGCTGGACTATAGCCCCAACGAGATCATCGTCTCCACCGGCGGCAAGCAGGTCATCTCGAATGCGTTGTTGGCAACCCTGGGACCGAGCGATGAAGTGATCATCCCTGCGCCGTATTGGGTGTCCTATCCGGAGTTGGTGTCGTTCTGCGGGGCGACGCCGGTGATCATCCCGGTAAGCCCGGAACAGGGGCTGAAGTTGCAGCCGGACGTTCTGGAGCGCGCGATCACGCCGAAGACGAAATGGGTGCTGATGAATTCGCCTTGCAATCCGACCGGCGCGGCCTATACCCGAGAGGAATTGAAAGCGCTGACCGATGTCCTGCTGCGCCATCCGCATGTCTGGATCATGGCCGACGACATCTATGAACATCTGGTCTACGGCGATTTCACCTTCACCACGCCGGCGCAGGTCGAGCCGCGGATCAAGGACCGTACGCTGATCGTCAACGGCGTCTCAAAAGCGTATGCGATGACCGGCTGGCGCATCGGCTATGGCGCAGGACCGCAGCAATTGATCAAGGCCATGGACACGATTCAGGGCCAATTGACGACGAATGCCAGTTCCGTCTCGCAATGGGCGGCCGTGGCGGCGCTGAACGGTCCGCAGGACTTCCTCGGCGAGTGGCGCAGCGTGTTCCAGCGTCGTCGCGACCGCGTCGTCGACATGCTGAATGCGGCCAATGGGCTAAGCTGTGCGGTGCCGGACGGGGCGTTCTACGTGTATCCGTCGTGCGCGGCGCTGATCGGCCGCAAGGCACCCGACGGCCGCTTGATCGAGACCGATGCCGACTTCACGCGCGCGTTGGTCGACGACGTCGGCGTGGCCGTCGTGCACGGCACGGCCTTTGGCCAAGGCCCGAACTTCCGTCTGTCCTATGCGGCGTCCGATGCGCAACTGGAAGACGCCTGCACGCGCATTCAGCAGTTCTGCGCGAAGCTCGCCTGA
- a CDS encoding FAD-dependent oxidoreductase, giving the protein MSSPLWMPGRIGALTLRNRIVLTGHGTGMVVGEGASDAQAGRQLIDYYAERARGGVGLIMLGTQQVHPSSPGLGHLLVNYDDSAIPGLRRIADAVHAQGARIFGYLGHFGAQAPGATDAPWTATAFWDELQGRTTHAMSASEIADVVAAHADAAERNLRAGMDGIEVHCGHGLLLHQFLSPWTNHRTDRYGGTLEGRLRFPCEVLAAVRRRIGAEVPLGIRLSGTEDVPGGLTVEDMAIIVPRLVDAGALDYVDVSAGNDRDRVSNMRHHPPMGLAVAPYAAVAHRLRTVLTIPVIHGTRIDSQDTAENLLASGTADFAGMCRALIADPHLPNRIRDAQADLANPCVACEQACIGHLHQGQPISCVGNPITGRETEWRAFAQAAAMKHIVVVGAGPAGMEAAWVAARRGHRVTLIERNAEVGGQLHVAASAPGRDGWRALIAHRARRLSAMSDRIALKLGVAADVDTVVALAPDVVVMACGAEPHTGIFTAVAEDVAAYVAEAPSGGGDRTGSARAPVIVQSHVAALTDPALRIVSGQSESAASRSGTVDNERAARRPHAIVIDRNHHQQGIAVACFLAERGMDVTIVSAGTRVGWRLDHANFTLAQQRMRACGVTQKVDLQALRIIGHQLLCRDVFSRDTVRLDAADRIVTVEPGIPRQEWVPSLRAALPDVPLHLIGDCRLPRDIEAAILEGHRVGRAL; this is encoded by the coding sequence ATGTCGAGTCCGCTGTGGATGCCGGGTCGTATCGGCGCCTTGACGTTGCGCAATCGGATCGTGCTGACGGGGCATGGCACGGGCATGGTCGTGGGCGAAGGGGCGAGCGATGCGCAAGCCGGGCGTCAACTGATCGACTATTACGCCGAAAGGGCGCGCGGCGGTGTCGGGCTGATCATGCTCGGCACGCAGCAAGTGCATCCATCGTCGCCAGGGCTCGGGCATCTGCTCGTCAATTACGACGACAGCGCCATCCCTGGGCTGCGACGGATTGCCGATGCGGTGCATGCGCAGGGGGCGCGCATTTTCGGCTATCTCGGTCACTTCGGCGCCCAGGCACCCGGCGCCACCGATGCGCCATGGACCGCCACCGCTTTCTGGGACGAACTGCAGGGGCGCACCACGCATGCGATGTCGGCGAGCGAAATCGCCGATGTCGTCGCCGCGCATGCCGATGCGGCCGAGCGTAATCTGCGTGCCGGCATGGACGGGATCGAAGTGCATTGCGGCCACGGTCTGTTGTTGCATCAGTTCCTGTCGCCGTGGACCAATCATCGGACCGATCGTTATGGCGGCACGCTGGAGGGGCGCCTGCGTTTTCCGTGCGAGGTCCTGGCCGCGGTGCGTCGACGGATCGGTGCCGAGGTGCCGCTCGGTATCCGGCTCAGTGGCACCGAGGATGTGCCGGGCGGCCTGACCGTCGAGGACATGGCGATCATCGTGCCGCGCCTCGTGGATGCCGGCGCGCTCGATTACGTGGACGTCAGTGCCGGGAACGATCGCGACCGTGTCAGCAATATGCGTCACCACCCGCCGATGGGCTTGGCGGTCGCGCCCTACGCCGCGGTGGCGCATCGACTCCGCACGGTGTTGACGATTCCCGTTATCCACGGGACGCGGATCGACAGTCAGGACACGGCGGAAAATCTGCTCGCGTCGGGCACCGCTGATTTTGCCGGCATGTGTCGCGCCTTGATCGCCGACCCCCACCTGCCCAATCGGATTCGCGATGCCCAGGCCGATCTCGCCAACCCGTGTGTTGCCTGCGAACAGGCCTGCATCGGTCATTTGCATCAAGGCCAGCCGATCAGCTGCGTCGGCAATCCGATTACCGGCCGCGAAACCGAATGGCGCGCGTTTGCGCAAGCGGCCGCGATGAAACATATCGTCGTCGTCGGTGCGGGACCGGCGGGGATGGAAGCGGCATGGGTCGCGGCGCGTCGCGGCCATCGTGTGACCTTGATCGAACGGAACGCTGAGGTGGGCGGGCAGCTGCACGTGGCGGCGAGCGCACCAGGGCGTGATGGCTGGCGCGCGCTGATCGCGCACCGCGCCCGACGCTTGTCCGCGATGTCGGATCGGATCGCATTGAAGCTCGGCGTCGCCGCCGATGTGGACACCGTTGTTGCGCTGGCACCGGACGTCGTCGTGATGGCCTGCGGTGCCGAGCCGCACACCGGCATCTTCACCGCCGTTGCCGAGGACGTCGCCGCCTACGTTGCCGAGGCGCCTTCCGGCGGGGGCGATCGCACCGGCAGCGCGCGCGCGCCCGTGATCGTGCAATCGCACGTGGCGGCGTTGACCGATCCGGCATTGCGAATCGTGTCAGGGCAATCGGAAAGCGCCGCGTCCCGCTCCGGCACCGTGGACAACGAGCGCGCCGCGCGCCGGCCGCATGCGATCGTCATCGACCGAAACCATCATCAACAAGGTATCGCCGTCGCCTGCTTTCTGGCCGAGCGCGGCATGGACGTGACGATCGTGTCGGCCGGCACGCGCGTGGGTTGGCGCCTCGATCACGCCAACTTCACGCTGGCGCAGCAACGCATGCGTGCCTGCGGCGTGACGCAGAAGGTCGATCTGCAAGCACTGCGAATTATTGGGCATCAGTTACTTTGCCGCGATGTCTTCTCGCGCGACACGGTGCGCCTCGATGCGGCGGATCGCATCGTGACCGTCGAGCCCGGCATCCCGCGACAGGAATGGGTGCCGTCATTGCGCGCGGCATTGCCCGATGTGCCGCTGCATCTGATCGGCGACTGCCGTCTGCCGCGCGATATCGAAGCGGCGATTCTCGAAGGACATCGCGTCGGACGTGCGCTATGA
- a CDS encoding sugar-binding transcriptional regulator, which produces MSKSLEKLDLAARAAWLYFVAGKTQHEVADTLRVSRPVAQRLIALATDKNLVRVRVTHRTASCLALAEQLSERFGLSLCEVVPFDDDSDEDLKKKLAVTSAAVFERYLSSEAPIVVSVSSGRTLKAAAAELSGLSRPDHRLVSMVGTIARDGSSNPYDVATLISERLGCKRFLMPAPLMADTEEEAQHWCNHRLYQVVEQLSANADVAFVGIGHIGPDCPQEADGFITRDEVHDLTARGAVGELLGRSIDAAGRIIEAPAQRRLTSLTLQSPPSVPTIGFAGGSVKHAAVAAALRGAWLTGLVTDERCAQVVLEMTAP; this is translated from the coding sequence GTGTCGAAATCTCTCGAAAAACTCGATCTGGCCGCGCGCGCGGCCTGGCTCTACTTCGTCGCGGGCAAGACGCAGCATGAGGTAGCCGACACCCTTCGTGTCTCACGTCCGGTGGCACAACGGTTGATCGCCCTGGCGACGGACAAGAATCTGGTGCGCGTCAGGGTGACCCATCGGACCGCCTCCTGTCTGGCGCTCGCGGAGCAGTTGTCGGAACGCTTCGGCTTGAGCCTGTGCGAGGTGGTGCCGTTCGACGACGACAGCGACGAGGATCTGAAGAAAAAACTAGCCGTTACGTCGGCGGCAGTATTCGAGCGTTATCTCAGTAGCGAGGCGCCTATCGTCGTCAGCGTCAGTAGCGGACGGACGTTGAAGGCCGCGGCAGCCGAACTGTCGGGCCTGTCACGGCCGGATCATCGACTCGTGTCCATGGTCGGCACGATCGCGCGCGATGGCTCGTCGAACCCCTATGATGTCGCGACCTTGATTTCCGAGCGTCTGGGTTGCAAGCGTTTCCTGATGCCGGCGCCGTTGATGGCCGATACCGAGGAAGAGGCGCAGCATTGGTGCAACCATCGGCTCTATCAGGTCGTCGAGCAATTGAGCGCCAATGCCGATGTCGCCTTCGTCGGCATCGGCCATATCGGGCCCGATTGTCCGCAGGAAGCGGACGGTTTCATCACGCGCGATGAAGTGCATGACCTGACGGCACGTGGCGCCGTGGGAGAGTTGCTTGGCCGCTCGATCGATGCGGCGGGGCGCATCATCGAAGCCCCCGCGCAGCGCCGCTTGACCAGCCTGACGCTGCAGTCTCCTCCGAGCGTGCCGACGATCGGTTTTGCCGGCGGAAGCGTCAAGCACGCCGCGGTGGCTGCCGCATTGCGGGGCGCCTGGCTTACCGGTCTGGTTACCGACGAGCGCTGTGCGCAAGTGGTGCTCGAGATGACGGCGCCTTGA
- a CDS encoding M14 family metallopeptidase, whose amino-acid sequence MTDLNDYLNRCFSKDYATARERFLALVARHGAPVRSYANPRRGPRGETLATDVAWFGAKNASRVAVLTSATHGVEGFCGSGAQIDWLLQGGAAQLPDDVAVMLVHALNPFGFAWQRRVTEEGVDLNRNGIDFSMPPPANVHFETLRQAFLPTALSGPVFDAAQETLRAFAREHGDATLRGCRAVGQYTDPHNIYYGGTGPTWSRDTLETVIRDFSLGTRQQVAVIDYHTGLGRFGYGEPICGAKPGEPGQARARAWYGESLAEPMLGTSSSEVIPGLTQYIWAREVGLAPLTFIALEYGTFSEKEVDDAMVEECWLYAHSGLDPASAAGQKIVSRMRRAYDPGTPDWQEMVLMRSRQIVRQTLHGLQHWLP is encoded by the coding sequence ATGACCGATCTGAACGACTATCTGAACCGTTGCTTCTCGAAAGACTACGCCACCGCACGTGAACGTTTTCTGGCGCTGGTGGCGCGCCACGGGGCACCGGTCCGCAGCTACGCCAATCCGCGCCGCGGTCCACGCGGCGAAACGCTGGCGACCGACGTGGCCTGGTTCGGCGCAAAAAATGCGAGCCGCGTCGCGGTGCTGACGTCGGCGACGCACGGCGTCGAAGGGTTTTGCGGCTCGGGCGCGCAGATCGACTGGCTGCTGCAAGGCGGCGCCGCGCAATTGCCTGACGACGTGGCCGTCATGCTGGTGCACGCCTTGAATCCCTTCGGCTTCGCCTGGCAACGACGCGTGACCGAGGAAGGCGTCGATCTGAATCGCAATGGCATCGATTTTTCCATGCCGCCGCCGGCCAATGTGCATTTCGAGACCTTGCGCCAAGCCTTTTTGCCTACCGCCTTGTCCGGGCCCGTCTTCGATGCGGCACAGGAAACCTTGCGGGCGTTTGCGCGGGAACACGGCGACGCGACATTGCGTGGCTGTCGCGCGGTGGGTCAATATACGGATCCGCACAACATCTACTACGGCGGCACCGGCCCGACGTGGTCGCGCGATACCCTGGAAACGGTGATCCGCGACTTCTCCCTGGGCACCCGCCAGCAAGTGGCGGTGATCGATTACCACACGGGCCTCGGACGCTTTGGATACGGCGAGCCGATCTGCGGCGCCAAGCCCGGCGAGCCGGGTCAGGCGCGGGCGCGAGCGTGGTATGGCGAAAGCCTGGCGGAACCGATGCTCGGCACGTCTTCGTCCGAAGTCATTCCTGGCCTGACGCAATACATCTGGGCGCGTGAGGTGGGGCTGGCGCCGTTGACCTTCATCGCACTGGAATACGGTACCTTCTCCGAGAAGGAAGTCGACGATGCGATGGTCGAGGAGTGCTGGCTGTATGCACACAGCGGCCTCGATCCGGCATCGGCCGCCGGCCAGAAAATCGTTTCGCGCATGCGGCGCGCCTATGATCCGGGGACGCCGGACTGGCAGGAAATGGTGCTGATGCGCAGCCGCCAGATCGTTCGGCAGACCTTGCACGGCTTGCAACACTGGCTACCGTAA
- a CDS encoding aspartate/glutamate racemase family protein — protein MDAPLDILRRSGAYRVDSIRLPGAPAGIESQADIETVVPMIAARLREDDADAYVIACYSDPGLALAREICKKPVVGIAESSMIVATDLGRKFGIVSILDKSIPRHMRYVRSMGLEHRLANDRAINSGVAGLEAHGALDKVIEVGRMLRDQDGADVLILGCAGMGHFRTQIETALGIPVVDPTQAAVSRAMNLLALGYRPGH, from the coding sequence ATGGACGCGCCGCTCGATATTTTGCGCCGTAGCGGCGCGTATCGGGTCGATTCGATCCGCCTGCCCGGCGCGCCGGCCGGCATCGAATCGCAAGCGGACATCGAAACGGTGGTGCCGATGATCGCCGCGCGCCTGCGCGAGGACGATGCGGATGCGTATGTGATCGCTTGCTACTCCGACCCGGGTCTCGCGCTCGCGCGCGAGATCTGCAAGAAGCCGGTGGTCGGCATCGCCGAATCGTCGATGATCGTCGCAACGGATCTGGGGCGCAAGTTCGGCATCGTATCGATCCTCGACAAATCGATTCCGCGTCATATGCGCTATGTCCGTTCGATGGGCCTGGAACATCGGCTGGCGAACGACCGGGCGATCAATTCGGGCGTTGCCGGGCTGGAAGCACACGGCGCGTTGGATAAAGTGATCGAGGTGGGTCGCATGCTGCGCGACCAGGACGGCGCCGACGTGCTGATCCTGGGCTGCGCGGGCATGGGCCATTTCCGCACGCAAATCGAGACGGCGCTGGGTATCCCGGTCGTCGATCCGACGCAAGCCGCCGTCAGCCGTGCGATGAATCTGCTGGCCTTGGGTTACCGCCCGGGTCACTGA